The genomic segment AGTTGTCAAGGGTAAAATTACGCTCAATGATCTTCCGGGTATTGGTATTACTAAATTATAAATTTTAGTAGTGAAACTATGAAAAGCCTGATCTATCTTGCCGGGTTGCTTTTTTTTATAGGTTGCACACCCAAACCTGCTCCTGTGAATAATTGGGAGCAGGAACGGCTGAATCGAATAAAAATAGATTTTTGCCTTTCGGAAGCACAGGTAAAGGAGTATATACGCAAATACATACCTGATGTGACCGATGAACAGATGCGTCAATGGGAAAAAGATAAAGCCTTGGAATATATGATGATAGACGGTAAAAAGTGTTATTTTCGTAATGCCGGCCCTAATTTATTTCGTATTGATTCTGCCGCTTACTGTGTAAAGGTAGCCAAAGAGGGAGTATTTCTCAGTGGTAGCGAGCAGGTAAATAAAATACATCTTCCGGAGGTTATTGAGGCGGTGAAACAATCGGGTAATGACACGGTGATGCCTAAGCATATGCGGGTGACCTATACGATTACCGTAGATGCAAATGCTGTGCCCGAGGGTAAAACAATTCGATGCTGGTTGCCTTATCCGCGCACGGACCAGCGCAGGCAGCGGCAGGTGAAGTTTATTCGTGCCAGCGAGCCTAAGTATACATTTTCTCCGGCATCATGCCAGCATAGTACTTTGTATATGGAAAAGAAAGCTGTGAGAAATGAGCCTACTGTCTTTTCCGAATCATTTGAGTATACTTCTTATGCCGAATGGCATCGGCT from the uncultured Bacteroides sp. genome contains:
- a CDS encoding transglutaminase domain-containing protein, whose protein sequence is MKSLIYLAGLLFFIGCTPKPAPVNNWEQERLNRIKIDFCLSEAQVKEYIRKYIPDVTDEQMRQWEKDKALEYMMIDGKKCYFRNAGPNLFRIDSAAYCVKVAKEGVFLSGSEQVNKIHLPEVIEAVKQSGNDTVMPKHMRVTYTITVDANAVPEGKTIRCWLPYPRTDQRRQRQVKFIRASEPKYTFSPASCQHSTLYMEKKAVRNEPTVFSESFEYTSYAEWHRLKPEDIIPYDTTSTLYKKYTAERETHIRFSPRIRELVAKLTEGESNPLLKARRIFTWINRYFPWASAREYSTIENIPEYVLDNRHGDCGQVSLLFITLCRCSGIPAHFQSGFMMHPGAWNLHDWVEIYFEGIGWVPVDQSFGIPTFAQDADERMFFLGGIDSWRMIVNSDYSMPLVPEKKFPRSETVDFQRGEVEWEGGNLYFNKWNYDMKIDYLN